One region of Chlamydia psittaci 6BC genomic DNA includes:
- a CDS encoding hydroxymethylbilane synthase produces the protein MLSACYNDPFLSDFCLGRRPLRIASRKSTLAQAQVHECVRLLRSWFPKLWIQIHTISTRGDKDKTTPLRLVENSQFFTDAVDKLVIRGNCHLAVHSAKDLPDPPATPVVAITKGLDPSDLLVYAERYLWKRFPKVPRLGSSSLRRGETLKTLFPEGRILDIRGTIEERLEQLENGKYDAIVIAKAAILRLHLHLPYTKVLPPPYHPLQGRLAITAGKDIEAWKTFLLPLNTATTSQETLLSPNVI, from the coding sequence ATGCTATCCGCTTGTTACAATGATCCTTTTCTTTCTGATTTTTGTTTAGGAAGACGTCCTTTACGCATAGCGTCTCGAAAGTCTACCTTAGCACAAGCTCAGGTACACGAATGCGTACGTTTGCTGCGTTCATGGTTTCCTAAACTTTGGATTCAAATACACACGATAAGTACTCGTGGAGATAAAGACAAAACCACTCCCTTGCGTCTTGTAGAGAATTCCCAATTTTTCACAGATGCGGTAGACAAGCTTGTCATTCGTGGAAATTGCCATCTTGCTGTACATTCTGCAAAAGATCTTCCCGACCCTCCTGCTACCCCTGTTGTAGCTATAACTAAGGGCTTAGACCCATCAGATCTCTTAGTTTATGCCGAACGCTACTTATGGAAACGCTTTCCTAAAGTCCCTAGATTAGGGAGTTCTTCTTTACGTCGTGGAGAAACACTAAAAACGCTGTTTCCTGAAGGACGAATTCTTGATATTCGTGGAACTATAGAAGAAAGGCTAGAACAGCTAGAGAACGGAAAATATGATGCTATTGTTATTGCCAAAGCAGCTATTCTCCGACTCCATCTACATTTACCCTATACCAAAGTACTTCCTCCACCTTACCACCCTCTGCAAGGACGATTAGCGATTACCGCAGGGAAAGATATAGAAGCCTGGAAAACCTTTTTGCTTCCTCTAAATACCGCAACCACAAGTCAGGAAACTCTCCTCAGCCCGAATGTAATCTGA
- the radA gene encoding DNA repair protein RadA has translation MTMKIKTQWTCNECGTQAPKWLGQCPGCLQWNTLVEEHVSPHQSKKRLESQATAVSLNTIELREEERLCIGDSGWDRILGGGAVRGSLTLLGGDPGIGKSTLLLQTAAKFAHHGHKVLYVCGEESVTQTSLRARRLKISHANIYLFPETNLDDIKQQIATLKPDILIIDSIQIVYTPTLHSSPGSVAQVREVTSELMHIAKQSQISTFVIGHVTKSGEIAGPRVLEHLVDTVLYFEGNSHANYRMIRSVKNRFGPTNELLILSMHSEGLKEVTNPSGLFLQEKITETTGSAIIPIIEGSATLLIEMQALASSSPFANPIRKTSGFDQNRFLLLLAVLEKRAQIKLHTADVFLSIAGGLKITEPAADLGAGLAVVSSLYNRLSPQNYTFTGEIGLGGEIRHVTHLERRLKESKLMGFEGAVIPEGQIAGLPSEIKNSLDIRGVKTIKDAIRLLQ, from the coding sequence ATGACTATGAAGATAAAAACGCAATGGACTTGTAATGAATGTGGCACTCAGGCTCCTAAATGGTTAGGTCAATGCCCGGGATGTTTACAATGGAATACATTAGTTGAAGAACATGTTTCTCCTCATCAGAGCAAGAAAAGGCTCGAATCGCAAGCGACTGCAGTGTCTTTGAATACCATAGAGCTGCGAGAGGAAGAGCGTTTGTGTATAGGAGATTCTGGATGGGACCGCATTTTAGGTGGAGGTGCTGTTCGGGGAAGTCTTACCCTATTAGGCGGCGACCCTGGCATAGGCAAGTCGACGTTACTTTTACAGACAGCAGCGAAATTCGCCCATCACGGTCATAAAGTCCTGTATGTTTGTGGTGAGGAGTCTGTAACACAAACATCATTACGCGCGCGTCGCTTAAAAATTTCTCATGCGAATATTTACCTTTTCCCTGAGACGAATCTTGATGATATCAAACAGCAAATAGCGACACTCAAGCCTGACATCTTAATTATTGATTCTATTCAGATTGTATATACTCCTACCTTACATTCTTCCCCGGGATCTGTAGCTCAAGTACGTGAAGTCACTTCTGAGCTGATGCACATTGCTAAGCAATCCCAAATCTCAACTTTTGTTATCGGTCATGTAACAAAATCAGGAGAAATTGCAGGTCCTAGAGTCTTAGAACATCTTGTAGATACTGTTCTGTATTTTGAAGGGAATTCGCATGCAAATTATCGCATGATACGTTCTGTGAAAAATCGTTTCGGCCCGACAAATGAATTACTTATTTTATCTATGCATTCTGAGGGTTTAAAGGAAGTCACTAATCCTTCTGGGTTATTTCTACAAGAAAAAATTACCGAAACCACAGGTTCTGCGATTATTCCTATTATTGAGGGTTCTGCCACCCTACTCATTGAGATGCAAGCTTTAGCTTCATCTTCTCCTTTTGCAAATCCTATTCGAAAAACCTCAGGATTCGATCAAAATCGATTTTTATTACTCTTAGCTGTCCTAGAAAAGCGCGCTCAAATAAAATTGCATACTGCTGATGTTTTTCTTTCCATAGCTGGGGGATTAAAAATTACTGAACCTGCTGCGGATTTAGGAGCAGGACTTGCTGTAGTCTCTTCTTTGTATAATCGTCTTTCTCCCCAAAATTACACCTTTACTGGAGAGATAGGCCTAGGAGGGGAAATCCGCCACGTCACGCATTTAGAGAGGCGTCTTAAAGAAAGTAAACTCATGGGTTTTGAGGGTGCTGTAATTCCTGAAGGTCAAATCGCAGGACTACCCTCAGAAATTAAAAATAGCTTAGATATTCGAGGGGTAAAAACTATAAAAGATGCTATCCGCTTGTTACAATGA
- the rnc gene encoding ribonuclease III, with product MNNLINIKEVEAKLNFTFTQPKLLVTALTHPSYRNETATITEDSERLEFLGDAVLCLIVTEHLFLLFPSMDEGTLSTARAALINAVSCCQYTDALGLGEYLLIGKGERIQNERGRTSAYANLFEAILGAVYLDGGLAPARQITVPLLPSKKDILPLMLGNPKNRLQQLTQKHLRTLPVYQCESWTSPQGASGYHIRVIVNNEVWGEGFALSKKEAEKLAAQQALDTHDYEDKNAMDL from the coding sequence ATGAATAATCTGATCAATATTAAAGAAGTTGAAGCTAAATTAAATTTTACATTTACTCAACCGAAACTCTTAGTTACAGCTCTCACTCACCCTTCTTATAGGAACGAGACTGCAACTATTACCGAAGACAGCGAGCGTTTGGAATTCTTAGGAGACGCCGTGTTATGTTTAATCGTAACTGAACACTTATTCCTATTATTCCCTTCTATGGATGAGGGAACTTTATCCACGGCACGCGCAGCTTTGATAAATGCTGTTTCTTGCTGTCAATATACGGACGCATTAGGATTAGGAGAATATCTACTTATAGGTAAGGGAGAAAGAATTCAAAATGAACGAGGCCGAACTTCAGCCTATGCAAATTTATTCGAGGCTATTTTAGGTGCGGTGTATCTAGATGGTGGTTTAGCTCCGGCAAGACAAATCACTGTGCCTCTATTGCCTTCAAAAAAGGATATTCTTCCTCTCATGCTTGGAAACCCGAAAAACCGTTTACAACAGCTCACACAAAAACACTTACGTACGTTACCTGTATATCAATGTGAGTCGTGGACATCACCACAAGGTGCTTCGGGGTATCATATTCGCGTAATAGTGAATAATGAGGTTTGGGGTGAAGGATTTGCCTTATCAAAAAAAGAAGCAGAGAAACTCGCTGCTCAACAAGCTTTAGACACCCATGACTATGAAGATAAAAACGCAATGGACTTGTAA
- a CDS encoding phospho-sugar mutase, with the protein MQHLQQKIEALCSPITTKNILTWLSNDCNKKDQDAIAELLKNDPQRLEELFGTTLSFGTGGLRSPMGFGTNRINVFTVRRATQGLAQVLKKHHSHSEDPIRVVIGYDTRHNSFDFAQETAKVLAGNQIHVLLFKNPEPLALVSFTLRTERALAGVMITASHNPPEYNGYKVYMASGGQVLPPLDQEIIHASAHVEEIAIVGSLQDPYIHFIGEEYEQLYVDTVHKLQLYPEDNRISGQAIHVSYSPLHGTGVSMIPRVLRDWNFPMVKLVEKQAIPDGDFPTVHLPNPEDPEALTLGIEQMIKNQDDIFIATDPDADRLGVVCLHENQPYRFNGNQIACLLADHILRALSAREPLGKEDKVVKSLVTTEMLAAIVKFYGGDIVNVGTGFKYIGEKIEAWRGSGVRYIFGAEESYGYLYGTHVEDKDAMSTSALITEAALHQKLQGKTLRDAILDLYETHGYFMNKTLSLSFEEGQESVMKSHIEKLAMLDPSTMSLRGYSVVTFENYYQGIGNHIASGTAYTLTLPKMAMLCYYYQNGGKIIVRPSGTEPKIKLYFELVNHYDVITGNKNEQRQREEESMTQLEKFIAEFKEKFFSIEAE; encoded by the coding sequence ATGCAGCATCTTCAGCAGAAAATAGAAGCTCTTTGCAGTCCCATCACTACAAAGAATATCCTTACCTGGTTATCTAACGATTGTAATAAAAAAGATCAGGATGCCATAGCTGAGCTTCTAAAAAATGATCCGCAACGTCTTGAAGAGCTATTCGGAACAACTCTTTCCTTTGGTACAGGGGGGCTGCGGAGCCCTATGGGATTCGGTACCAATAGAATCAATGTGTTTACTGTAAGACGTGCTACACAGGGATTGGCTCAAGTATTAAAAAAACATCATTCCCATTCTGAAGATCCCATTCGCGTGGTTATAGGCTATGATACACGCCATAATTCTTTCGATTTTGCTCAAGAGACTGCTAAGGTTTTAGCAGGAAATCAAATTCACGTTCTCCTATTTAAAAACCCTGAACCCCTGGCTCTTGTCTCCTTCACTTTAAGAACAGAACGCGCTTTGGCTGGAGTCATGATTACAGCTTCTCATAATCCTCCAGAGTATAACGGGTACAAAGTGTACATGGCATCGGGAGGACAGGTACTCCCTCCTTTGGATCAGGAAATTATACACGCCTCGGCACATGTAGAAGAGATTGCCATTGTTGGCTCGCTACAAGATCCTTATATTCATTTTATAGGGGAGGAATATGAGCAGCTGTATGTCGACACTGTGCATAAACTGCAGCTCTATCCTGAAGATAATCGTATTTCTGGACAAGCGATCCATGTAAGCTATTCTCCACTACATGGAACTGGAGTCTCCATGATTCCTCGAGTTTTAAGAGATTGGAATTTCCCTATGGTCAAGCTTGTTGAAAAACAGGCGATTCCTGATGGCGATTTCCCCACAGTACACCTGCCCAACCCCGAAGATCCTGAAGCGCTCACTTTGGGGATTGAGCAAATGATAAAAAATCAAGACGATATTTTTATAGCTACAGACCCTGATGCAGACCGGTTAGGCGTTGTGTGTTTGCATGAGAATCAACCCTATAGATTTAACGGAAATCAAATAGCCTGTTTACTTGCGGATCATATTTTACGTGCTTTATCTGCTCGCGAGCCCCTAGGAAAGGAAGATAAAGTAGTCAAAAGTTTAGTCACTACAGAAATGCTCGCCGCAATCGTAAAATTTTATGGCGGCGATATCGTGAATGTAGGGACAGGATTTAAATATATCGGAGAGAAAATAGAAGCTTGGCGAGGGAGTGGAGTAAGATACATATTTGGTGCCGAAGAATCGTACGGCTATCTGTATGGCACACATGTAGAAGATAAAGATGCAATGAGTACTTCGGCATTAATTACCGAGGCTGCTTTGCATCAGAAGCTCCAAGGAAAAACTCTTCGAGATGCTATTTTAGACCTATATGAAACCCATGGATATTTCATGAATAAAACGCTTTCGTTGTCTTTTGAAGAAGGACAAGAAAGTGTGATGAAATCACATATAGAAAAGTTGGCCATGCTCGATCCTTCCACAATGTCCTTAAGAGGATATTCGGTTGTCACATTTGAAAATTATTATCAGGGAATAGGAAACCATATTGCCTCCGGGACTGCGTATACATTGACTCTCCCTAAGATGGCCATGTTGTGTTATTACTATCAAAATGGCGGAAAAATTATCGTTCGTCCTTCAGGAACAGAACCGAAAATCAAACTCTATTTTGAGCTTGTAAATCATTACGATGTAATCACAGGCAATAAAAACGAGCAAAGACAACGAGAAGAGGAAAGCATGACACAATTAGAGAAGTTTATTGCGGAATTTAAAGAGAAATTTTTCTCTATAGAGGCGGAATAA
- a CDS encoding PTS sugar transporter subunit IIA encodes MPFYCESQPEFSLFSLLSPNLIMFLNKTSREEILQDLTDLASTAGLLENKEEFFQALVTRENIMSTGIGMGVAIPHGKLPSCSDFFIAIGIHPQGILWDAIDGALVRLVFLIGGPDNAQAEYLKLLSILTLSLRDESRRQKLLQVTTIEEVMNVFLGM; translated from the coding sequence ATGCCTTTCTATTGCGAGAGTCAACCTGAGTTTTCCTTGTTTTCTCTTTTATCTCCTAACTTGATTATGTTTTTGAATAAAACCTCACGGGAGGAGATTCTCCAAGATCTTACGGATCTTGCTAGTACTGCCGGTTTACTTGAGAATAAAGAAGAATTTTTTCAAGCACTTGTAACCCGTGAAAATATTATGTCTACCGGTATCGGTATGGGCGTGGCAATTCCACACGGTAAATTGCCGAGTTGTTCTGACTTTTTTATCGCTATCGGTATCCACCCTCAAGGAATTCTCTGGGATGCTATAGATGGGGCTTTAGTACGTTTGGTATTTCTGATAGGGGGGCCGGATAATGCCCAAGCTGAGTATCTCAAATTGTTATCTATATTGACTCTTTCTCTCAGAGATGAATCTCGACGTCAAAAGTTGCTCCAAGTAACGACTATTGAAGAAGTTATGAATGTGTTTTTAGGAATGTAG
- a CDS encoding DUF5070 domain-containing protein, protein MRFVLHLEHLRHFQNQGSILFEDLVSSNECFALEIKLKHFVESVSKNTKDVRWRENIFRSLPQVSALVKKRRLDVFAANLVHRPRLSLVGDFWVFPGDKIVEREEDCQLLLCLSGEKIGHGVFFTGSYPTELYFPQENETALLLSFSSVGIPIS, encoded by the coding sequence ATGAGGTTCGTTCTACATTTAGAACACCTGCGCCATTTTCAAAATCAAGGTAGTATATTATTCGAAGATCTGGTCTCTAGCAATGAGTGTTTTGCTTTAGAAATAAAACTAAAACATTTCGTAGAATCAGTTTCTAAAAATACAAAAGATGTGCGCTGGAGAGAAAATATATTCCGTTCCCTTCCCCAAGTTTCCGCTTTAGTTAAAAAGCGGCGGTTGGATGTTTTTGCAGCAAATCTTGTTCATCGTCCACGACTATCTTTGGTCGGAGATTTTTGGGTTTTCCCCGGAGATAAAATCGTAGAGAGAGAAGAAGATTGTCAGCTACTCCTGTGTTTATCTGGAGAGAAGATAGGGCATGGAGTCTTTTTTACCGGATCTTATCCTACAGAGCTTTATTTTCCTCAAGAAAATGAAACCGCCTTGCTTCTTTCCTTCTCTTCTGTAGGGATTCCCATTTCTTAA
- a CDS encoding PTS sugar transporter subunit IIA, whose protein sequence is MDLKLEELASLLDISENTVRRWLDEGAIPSYSMNNEYRFNREEIEDWILNNQALLGLEKEEKTDKDFRDLSLKYSLYKAIYRGGVIRNVSVKNKAEALQYASSYIAEKFNLDASVLFEMLTYRESLMSTGIGEGIALPHAKDFLINAYYDVVVPMFLSNSIDFGALDGKPVRVLFFLFASQDKSHLNLINKIVHLGMSLEARSFLTSYPEKDQLLAYIKNWESQIH, encoded by the coding sequence ATGGATTTGAAATTAGAAGAGCTGGCTTCTTTGTTGGATATTTCTGAAAATACAGTCCGTCGGTGGCTGGATGAGGGAGCTATTCCTAGTTACAGTATGAATAATGAATATAGATTTAATCGAGAAGAAATAGAAGATTGGATCCTAAATAATCAAGCGCTACTAGGATTAGAAAAAGAAGAAAAAACAGACAAAGATTTTCGAGACCTCTCTTTGAAGTATAGCTTATATAAAGCGATTTATCGCGGGGGCGTTATCCGCAATGTCTCAGTAAAAAATAAAGCCGAAGCTTTGCAATACGCTTCTTCATACATCGCCGAGAAATTTAATCTCGATGCGAGTGTTCTTTTCGAAATGCTTACTTATCGAGAAAGTCTCATGTCTACAGGTATCGGAGAAGGAATAGCCCTTCCTCATGCTAAAGACTTTTTAATCAACGCGTATTACGATGTTGTTGTTCCTATGTTCCTATCCAACAGTATTGATTTTGGTGCTCTTGATGGGAAGCCTGTGAGGGTTTTGTTTTTCCTTTTTGCCTCTCAGGATAAAAGTCATTTAAATTTAATAAATAAAATAGTCCATCTCGGTATGTCTTTGGAAGCACGCAGTTTCCTGACAAGTTATCCAGAAAAAGACCAGCTTCTTGCTTACATTAAGAATTGGGAATCACAAATTCATTAA
- a CDS encoding superoxide dismutase, with the protein MTFVPYTLPPLPYDYSALEPVISAEIMHLHHQKHHQGYINNLNEALKKLDLADTQQDLTRLIALEPTLRFNGGGHINHSLFWEMLAPIGQGGGVPPKHGLLKLIEKFWGTFDNFLKEFIKFAAPIQGSGWAWLAFCPEKQELMLHATANQDPLEATTGKVPLLGVDVWEHAYYLQYKNVRLDYLKAIPQVINWGYIEKRFSEITN; encoded by the coding sequence ATGACCTTTGTTCCCTATACTTTGCCCCCATTGCCCTATGATTATTCTGCTCTAGAGCCAGTAATTAGTGCTGAGATTATGCATCTACATCATCAAAAGCATCATCAAGGTTATATAAATAATTTGAATGAGGCCTTGAAGAAGTTAGATCTGGCTGATACACAACAAGACCTTACGCGATTGATTGCTTTGGAGCCTACTCTACGATTTAATGGTGGGGGACATATTAACCACTCCCTATTTTGGGAAATGCTCGCCCCGATAGGTCAAGGCGGAGGGGTCCCTCCAAAGCACGGCTTACTGAAGCTGATTGAGAAATTCTGGGGAACTTTTGACAACTTTTTAAAAGAATTTATTAAATTTGCCGCTCCGATTCAGGGGTCTGGGTGGGCTTGGCTAGCTTTTTGTCCCGAAAAACAGGAGCTTATGCTACACGCAACAGCAAACCAGGATCCTCTAGAAGCCACCACCGGTAAGGTGCCTCTTCTCGGAGTAGATGTCTGGGAGCATGCGTATTACCTCCAGTATAAAAATGTTAGATTAGATTATTTAAAAGCAATTCCTCAAGTAATTAATTGGGGATATATTGAAAAAAGATTTTCTGAGATAACTAATTAA
- the accD gene encoding acetyl-CoA carboxylase, carboxyltransferase subunit beta, which yields MRLFSYDKPKIKVQKIKADGFSGWLKCTHCHEMIHANELGQNFNCCPKCSYHYRITATERIKLLADKDSWRPLYTNLKSQDPLKFVDTDTYTNRLAKARKDNTESEGVLVGVCTIGEHPVALAVMDFSFMAGSMGAVVGEKLTRLIEKAIESRLPVIIVCASGGARMQESMFSLMQMAKTSAALAKLHEAGLPYISVLTNPTSGGVTASFASLGDVIIAEPKALICFAGPRVVAQVIGEDLPEGAQKSEFLLEHGMIDKVVERKQLKSTLQSLLDYFCSQEYTGGQDKAPRDLSKTIKEIFLLTDDSE from the coding sequence GTGCGTTTATTTTCTTACGATAAACCTAAGATTAAAGTGCAAAAAATAAAAGCTGATGGTTTTAGCGGGTGGTTAAAGTGCACGCATTGCCATGAAATGATTCATGCAAATGAATTAGGACAGAATTTTAATTGTTGTCCTAAGTGCTCTTACCACTATCGTATTACCGCAACTGAACGCATCAAATTGCTCGCTGATAAAGATTCTTGGCGTCCTTTGTACACAAATCTAAAATCACAAGATCCTCTCAAGTTTGTCGATACAGACACCTACACAAATCGTTTGGCTAAAGCTAGAAAAGATAATACAGAAAGCGAAGGCGTTCTCGTGGGTGTTTGTACCATAGGAGAGCATCCTGTGGCTTTGGCTGTGATGGATTTCAGTTTTATGGCAGGCTCTATGGGTGCGGTGGTTGGTGAAAAATTAACGCGCCTTATAGAAAAAGCTATAGAATCTCGGCTCCCCGTGATTATTGTATGTGCTTCCGGAGGCGCTCGGATGCAAGAATCCATGTTCTCCTTAATGCAAATGGCAAAAACATCTGCGGCATTAGCAAAGTTACACGAAGCTGGCCTGCCTTATATCTCCGTGTTGACTAACCCTACATCCGGAGGGGTTACAGCTTCTTTTGCTTCTTTAGGGGATGTCATTATTGCAGAACCTAAAGCTCTTATTTGCTTCGCTGGTCCTCGAGTTGTCGCTCAAGTGATTGGTGAAGATCTTCCCGAAGGTGCTCAAAAATCTGAATTTCTTCTCGAACACGGAATGATTGATAAAGTGGTAGAGAGAAAACAATTAAAGAGTACTTTGCAGAGTTTACTTGATTACTTTTGTTCTCAAGAATACACTGGCGGCCAAGATAAAGCCCCTAGGGATTTATCTAAGACAATTAAAGAAATTTTTTTGTTGACAGATGACAGTGAATGA
- the dut gene encoding dUTP diphosphatase gives MTILCELESGVDLPEYATEGASGADLRANIEEPIAVLPGQRILVPTGIKMQIPQGYEVQVRPRSGLALKHGIMVVNSPGTIDADYRGEICIILANFGESTFIIEPKMRIAQAVVAPVVQAKFIAVDQEEGLTTTSRGSRGFGHTGEK, from the coding sequence ATGACTATATTATGTGAATTAGAATCTGGAGTAGATCTTCCAGAATATGCTACCGAAGGTGCTTCCGGAGCCGACCTTCGAGCGAATATTGAAGAGCCGATTGCTGTCTTGCCAGGACAACGTATACTGGTTCCTACAGGAATAAAAATGCAAATCCCGCAAGGCTATGAAGTTCAAGTGCGTCCACGCAGTGGGTTGGCATTGAAGCATGGGATTATGGTTGTTAATTCTCCGGGAACAATTGATGCTGATTATCGTGGTGAGATTTGCATTATACTTGCAAATTTTGGAGAGAGTACTTTTATTATCGAACCCAAGATGCGCATCGCTCAAGCTGTAGTTGCTCCCGTAGTCCAGGCAAAGTTTATCGCCGTGGATCAAGAAGAAGGACTAACGACAACGTCTCGGGGAAGTAGAGGTTTTGGGCATACCGGAGAGAAGTGA